Part of the Paeniglutamicibacter sulfureus genome, CGGCCCCGGCGTGCTGCGCGTCGACCCAGTATCCGATCGAACCGCTGCGCGCCGCGCCCCACACGATCGAGGAGACCGACAGTTGCCCGACGATCGGGGCGCGCCTGGTGTGGATGGAGGGCAGGGCGATGACCCAGGGCAGGCACTGGCCTTGGCGCGCCGAGCGGTTCTGCGTGGCGACCATCTGTCCGAAGTCCGCCGGGTACCCGGTGCCCTCGGGCAGGGTCGCATCCCAGGGGGCAAGCCAGCGGTCGTTGCTGCGGCGCAAATGCATCCATTCGGCCTTGTCACGGCGGCGCAGCGGGCGCAGCAGCAATCGCGGCCCCTGAACGGTGACGGGCCAGTGGCGATCAAATTCGGACATGCACCAATCTTAGCTATTCCACCCGTGCCGATCGTGCCGACCGTGCCGATCGACGGCGTGCTGCCGGGATCTTGCCCTTGGCGACCCGCCGGGGCCGCCGCGGGTTGCCTGGGGGGTGTGGCTCGGGTTGTTCCGGCCTCGCCGGGTGCTGCCCCGGGTGCTCCCGCACTCCCCCCCCAGTTTCCGCGTCGCCCGGTTTCTGCGTCGCCGGGTTTCCGGATCAAGCGGTTTCCCCGCCGTGCGGTTTCAGCCTCGCGTATCGCACGGCTCGCTAGACTGTGGAATGTGAGCGAGATGAACCCCAAGGACGAAGTCCGAAACCTGTTGCGCGCCCGCCGCCGTGCCATGGGACCTGCCCTGCGCGAATCGGAGATGGCGTCGCTGGCCGGCCACCTGATCCCGTGGCTGGTGCACAACGCGCCGCGGCGGACGCTGACCTTCTTCCTGTCCTACGGCTCCGAACCGCCCACCGCCTCCCTGTTGGTGGAACTGCACGCCGCCGGCTACACCATCTACGTCCCGATCTGCGAGCCTATGCGGCGCCTGTCGTGGTCCCGCTGGTACCCCGGGGTCCCGATGGCCCGCAGTGCCGTCGGGCCCATCGATGAACCGGTGGGCGAACGCCACGGCCCCGAGCTGATGGCGGAGGTCGACGTCATCCTGGTCCCGGCGCAGGCAGTGGATGAAAACGGAGACCGGCTGGGGCAGGGTGGCGGCTACTACGACCGGTTCATCCAGTCCCTGCCGGACACCGCGCGCCGCCCGAAGCTGTTGAGCATCGCCTTCGAGCACGAGTTCGTACCGGCCGGCCATTTCCCCGTCGAACCCTTCGACCAGCGCGTCGATGCCGTCGCGCTGCCCTCCGGAGTGCGTAATCTCACCAAGTAGCCGCCGGGACGTGCGATAGAATTGGTGTAGGCGGGCGCCCCCGGTGCCCGCATTTCCCTCTTCAACAGTCGCTTGTCCGGGTGACCGGCCGCGCCGCCAGGTGCTTCGGCCCCGCGGCCAGGCACGCATCGCCCGTGCGAAAGGATCAATATGCCTACCTATGTTTATGCCTGCAAGGACTGTGGCCATGCCATGGAGGTTGTCCAGTCCTTCAGCGACGAGGCACTGACCATCTGCCCCGAATGCCAGGGCGCGTTGCGCAAGAAGTTCAACAGCGTCGGCGTGGTGTTCAAGGGTTCCGGGTTCTACCGAAACGACTCGCGCTCGACGACGAGCTCCAGCACCCCGGCCGCCAGCCCGGCAGCCAGCAGCAGCCCGAGCAAGGTTTCCGCCTCGGCGTCGACTTCCGCTTAGGCGCCGCCCTTCTGGGTGCCGAATGCCGCCCGAGCCGTATTTTCCCGGGTCCCGGGGAACCGTGGAACCGTGATGCACTTCCTCGCACAGGATTGTCGCGACCCGGCGGCATAACAACCTCGTCATGGGCCTCATCCGTTTGGATGGGGCCCATGCGTTGCTTAATGCATGTCACTTTTTCGCCGTACCGAAGTACCGCGCCGGTTTCCGTCTGCCCGGGCTCCCCGCCGCTCGGGCAGGGAATTGTTCGCCAAGTACCGCAGGCACCTTGCCGCGGCGCTCGCCATGCTCTCGCTGGCGGTGTCCTTGGCGGTACTCGCCCCCGCAACGGAGGAACGCATCGATGTGCTGGTGGCGGGCCGGGACCTGCCCGTCGGCTCCCTGTTGCGGCCAGAGGACCTGAGCCGCGAATCGGTTCCGCGCTCGTTGGTTCCCGAGGGCACCTACGGAAACCAGCCACCGGCCGCCGGCTCCCGGCTGGCGATTCCGCTGTTGGCCGGCACGCCGGTGATTCCCACGATGGTCATCGGGCCCGGGCTCCTGGCCGGACTCGCACCCGGATCCGTCGCGGTGCCGCTGCGCCTGGATGACGAGCAAACAGCGTCCCTGGTGCGCGCGGGGCAGCGCGTCGACGTGGTGCTGACCGAGGGCAATGGATTTGAGACGAAGCTGGAGTCGCGGGTGCTGGCGCGGGCCGTGCCGATCCTGTGGACCGAGGCGCAGGTCCAGCCCGACGGCCAGGAACCGTGGAGCGTTTCCACCGCGTCCGGGCAGGGCGGCTTGATCGTGGTGGGAGCCGGGGCCGGCAGTGCCGAGCAGCTCTCCACGGCGGCGCAACGGGGCAAGGTGTCGGTGGTGCTGGTCAACCCGTAGGCCGCTTGGATGGCGGGCGGCCGTCGGCGGGAAGGTCGTGAGGCCGGCGGGACGTGCGGGTGATCAGTCCCAGTGTGGCGGACGCTGGGACTTTAGCCAGTCGCCGAGATCGTCGTCCCCATCTCCCCAGCGCCGCGGATCGTCCTCCGCAGCCTGTTGGTCAAGGACCGGCCGCTTGTCGCCGGGTTTCGCCGGTGTCGGGGCGGTGGCAGGCGCTGCATCGGCGGTGGCAGGCGCTGCATCGGCGGTGCCCCCTGCATCTGCCGCTGCTTCCGTCCCAGCTTCTGTCCCTGCTTCCACCCCTGTGCCGGCATCCGTGGACGGGAGCGTCGCCGGGCGTCCGGCTCCGTGCGGCAGCTGAAAGACGCCGACCAGTGCCGACTCGCTGACCTGTTGCGGGGGTGCGGTGAAGCGCCGCGGTTTCTTTCGCCGCGGCGCTTCGGGCTCATCGGACATGGCTACGCATCGGCCAGGTCGGACTCCCGGCGTCCGGCATTACGCGAACCTGCGGTCGATGGGCCGGTGGAGCCCCCGGGGGCTGCGTCGTCGCCCGTGGCTGCGTCAAGCGCCAGGAACCCGGCGAGCTCGTTGGCGACCTTGTCGGGGTCGGAGAACACGTCGATGGTCCACAGCGGCACATAGCGCCAGCCCAGGGCCTCGAAAAGCTGCGGGCGCAGGCGGCTGCGCTCGCGCACCGAGAGTTCCCGGTAGCCCTGGGTGCCGTCGTACACCACGGCCAGCGGCACGGCCGCGCCGTTGCCGGTGACATCCAGCGCGTGTGCGGCGATGTCCAGCACGCCGCGGTAGTGCTGGGTGACGATGGCCCCGCGCTCGGCCAGCCGGGACATCAGGTCGGTGACCAGCGGGTCCTGCAGCGGCGTGGCGGTCGAGGACATGCCCGAATCCCCGCCAAGCACCCGGCCGAAGAGCTCCAGGAAGCGGTAGGCGCCGAAGCGCATGCGCGCCAGGTCCATGTCCTGCGGACGCAGCGCCGAGACCAGCACCATCGACTCGCGGGCGCGGGTAACGGCGTTGACGAACAGCTCGTCGCCGCCGGGCTGCGACAGGGCGCCGAAGTCGTGCACCGTCTTGCCGTGGGTGGTGCGGCCGTAGCCGGCCGAGAGGATGATGGCGTCGCGCTGCAGCCCGGCCAGGCGGTCGACGCTGGTGACCAGGAAGCGTTCCTTGGCGGCGCGGAAGTACTTCGTCGCCCAGGGGTGGTTGGGCAGCTGCACGCGGATGCCCTCGGCGATGGCTGCGGCGTGCCGCCGGTTGCCGGCGATGACGGCCAGGGTGGTGTCGCCGCGGCGGGCCAGGTGCGTGAAGACCAGGTCGACGACGCGTTGCACCTCCGCCACGGTGGTCTCGACGGATTCGCCGTCGGCACCCAGGGACCCGGTGCCGTCCGGCACGTACTCGGCCTTCAGCGCCGGGGTGCCGGCCCCCAGCGAGCGGGCGGCGGGCAGTCGGGAGAGCGAACCGGCGTAGAAGTCGTGCGAGAGGGACTCGGTGAGCCCTTCGTCGATGCCGCGGTAGGCGGTGGAGAGCCGGATGAGCGGCAGCACCTCCTGGAGGGATTCCATCGCGGAAATCGGGGCCGACTCGACGCGGGTGTGCGCCGTGGGGTCCACCGAGACCTCGAACGGGTTCGGGGCGCCCATCATGGTGTCGCCGAACGCGATGACCTGCCCGGAGCGCGAAATGGAGCCCAGCACCGAGCGCAGCGAGAGCGAATCGGCATCCAGCAGGATGACCGCGTCGAATTCCATTCCTGCAGGCACGGTGGCGGGGATCAGCAGCGGGGAACCAACCCAGACCGGGCACAGCGAGTTCAGCAGGGAGTCCCCGAGTGCGGCGAGGTCGGCGACGGAGGGCTCGCCGTCCTTGAGCATGGCCCGCAGCTCGCGCGATGCCGCCCGGTGGTCGGCCAGTGCGGCCTTCCACGCCTTGGCCAGGGCCCAGCGCAGGCGCGAGGAGCCGGAGGAAACGTG contains:
- a CDS encoding GNAT family N-acetyltransferase, with protein sequence MSEFDRHWPVTVQGPRLLLRPLRRRDKAEWMHLRRSNDRWLAPWDATLPEGTGYPADFGQMVATQNRSARQGQCLPWVIALPSIHTRRAPIVGQLSVSSIVWGAARSGSIGYWVDAQHAGAGIAPEAVAMAVDHCFTAMGLHRIEINIRPENGASLRVVEKLGFRDEGVRKDYLHINGHWADHRSFALTAAEVPEGMLNQWLARTP
- a CDS encoding 5-formyltetrahydrofolate cyclo-ligase, with translation MNPKDEVRNLLRARRRAMGPALRESEMASLAGHLIPWLVHNAPRRTLTFFLSYGSEPPTASLLVELHAAGYTIYVPICEPMRRLSWSRWYPGVPMARSAVGPIDEPVGERHGPELMAEVDVILVPAQAVDENGDRLGQGGGYYDRFIQSLPDTARRPKLLSIAFEHEFVPAGHFPVEPFDQRVDAVALPSGVRNLTK
- a CDS encoding FmdB family zinc ribbon protein; its protein translation is MPTYVYACKDCGHAMEVVQSFSDEALTICPECQGALRKKFNSVGVVFKGSGFYRNDSRSTTSSSTPAASPAASSSPSKVSASASTSA
- the cpaB gene encoding Flp pilus assembly protein CpaB, translated to MSLFRRTEVPRRFPSARAPRRSGRELFAKYRRHLAAALAMLSLAVSLAVLAPATEERIDVLVAGRDLPVGSLLRPEDLSRESVPRSLVPEGTYGNQPPAAGSRLAIPLLAGTPVIPTMVIGPGLLAGLAPGSVAVPLRLDDEQTASLVRAGQRVDVVLTEGNGFETKLESRVLARAVPILWTEAQVQPDGQEPWSVSTASGQGGLIVVGAGAGSAEQLSTAAQRGKVSVVLVNP